Proteins from a genomic interval of Pirellulales bacterium:
- a CDS encoding TIGR03032 family protein — MMQPTPSDVTPDRIACNATDSFAAWLASARGTVAISTYQAGKLAFVGWDGRQVSLMMRHFDKPLGLAIDRERMALVTRHELLFFANAPLLAHAYLEDQPGRYDALYLPRASYFTGDLHAHDLAYSRDGLLMVNTRFSCLAGLSKDFSFVPLWRPKFVSDLVPEDRCHLNGLALRDGKPAWVTALGETDTAGGWRDNKAAGGILIDVESGEIISRGLCMPHSPRWYNNMLWVLNSGEGELCLVDPANGERQTVCRLPGYLRGLSFLGPYALIGMSKVREKHIFGGLPIQQRHEQLHCGVAVVDLRSGTHVGNFEFTAGCTELYDVQFLPGIMRPTILNAQQEAVRQAVTNPDSSYWLRPSAEVKEAPSATDATPAGEVEGNANAMALPVLAAEASAAT; from the coding sequence TTGATGCAGCCCACGCCGTCTGACGTCACCCCGGATCGTATCGCCTGCAACGCCACCGATTCGTTCGCCGCCTGGCTCGCCAGCGCGCGCGGCACGGTCGCGATTTCCACCTACCAGGCTGGCAAGCTCGCCTTCGTCGGCTGGGATGGTCGGCAGGTGTCGCTCATGATGCGGCACTTCGACAAACCGCTGGGACTGGCGATCGACCGCGAGCGCATGGCGCTCGTGACGCGACACGAGCTGTTGTTCTTCGCCAATGCGCCCCTCCTGGCTCATGCCTATCTCGAAGATCAACCGGGACGCTACGACGCACTTTACCTGCCGCGCGCCTCGTACTTTACGGGCGACCTGCACGCCCACGATCTGGCCTACTCGCGCGACGGCCTGCTGATGGTCAACACGCGCTTTTCGTGCCTCGCCGGGCTGAGCAAGGATTTCAGCTTCGTGCCGTTGTGGCGCCCGAAGTTTGTCTCCGATCTGGTGCCCGAGGATCGCTGCCATCTGAATGGCCTGGCGCTGCGCGACGGCAAGCCCGCCTGGGTAACCGCGCTCGGAGAAACCGACACGGCAGGCGGCTGGCGAGACAACAAGGCCGCAGGCGGCATTCTGATCGACGTCGAGAGTGGCGAGATCATCAGCCGGGGCCTGTGCATGCCCCACTCCCCACGCTGGTACAACAATATGCTCTGGGTTTTGAACTCGGGCGAGGGGGAACTGTGCCTCGTCGATCCAGCCAACGGCGAGCGCCAGACCGTTTGTCGTTTGCCGGGCTACCTGCGTGGGCTCTCCTTCCTCGGCCCCTATGCCCTGATCGGCATGAGCAAGGTGCGCGAGAAGCACATCTTCGGCGGACTGCCCATTCAGCAGCGGCACGAGCAATTGCATTGCGGCGTGGCGGTCGTCGATTTGCGCTCGGGCACGCACGTGGGCAATTTTGAATTCACCGCCGGATGCACCGAACTGTACGACGTGCAGTTCCTGCCCGGCATCATGCGACCGACGATCCTGAACGCACAACAAGAAGCCGTGCGTCAGGCCGTCACGAATCCTGATTCGAGTTACTGGCTGCGCCCCAGCGCGGAGGTGAAAGAGGCTCCTTCCGCGACGGATGCAACACCAGCAGGCGAGGTCGAGGGAAACGCCAACGCCATGGCACTACCTGTCTTGGCGGCGGAAGCTTCCGCGGCGACGTAA
- a CDS encoding insulinase family protein, translated as MEFLKHKLANGLEVVAEVSGDAYSTALGFFVRAGARDESDDVAGVSHFLEHMMFKGTPTRSADDVNREFDEMGAHYNAFTSEEATVYYAAVLPEHQTDAVSLLADMLRPSLRKDDFDTEKQVIIEEIRMYDDQPPFGADDKCKAVYFGKHPLGRSVLGTVGSITDLSVESMRAYFERRYSPHNIVLVGAGRIDFDEFIATADRLCGGWQDVSADRPNVSVSPSPSFHVFHKPSSTQQYTLSMSPAPAAIDAQRFAAKLLAVMVGDDSGSRLFWEFVDPGLAEQASLSHYDYQDVGAFLSYMSCDPERAEVNLRQMAELFRRIDRDGFTVAELEQAKRKTSSRVVLGSERPRGRLFTVGSNWVQRREHRTVLDDIEAVAAVTLDDVHALLKAYPLSKTTTVTIGPLETLGSPN; from the coding sequence TTGGAGTTTCTTAAGCACAAGCTGGCCAACGGGCTGGAAGTCGTGGCCGAGGTCAGTGGCGACGCCTACTCGACGGCGCTCGGCTTTTTCGTCCGCGCGGGCGCTCGCGACGAGTCCGACGACGTGGCCGGCGTGAGCCACTTTCTCGAACATATGATGTTCAAGGGAACGCCCACGCGCTCGGCCGACGACGTGAATCGCGAGTTCGACGAAATGGGGGCGCACTACAACGCCTTCACCAGCGAAGAGGCCACGGTCTACTACGCGGCCGTGCTGCCCGAGCATCAGACCGACGCCGTCTCGCTGCTGGCCGATATGCTGCGCCCCTCGCTGCGCAAGGACGACTTCGACACCGAGAAGCAGGTGATCATCGAAGAAATACGCATGTACGACGATCAGCCCCCCTTCGGGGCCGACGACAAGTGCAAGGCGGTCTACTTCGGCAAGCACCCCTTGGGACGTAGCGTGTTGGGCACGGTCGGCAGCATTACCGACTTGTCGGTCGAGTCGATGCGAGCTTATTTCGAGCGCCGCTACAGCCCGCACAATATCGTCCTGGTCGGAGCGGGGCGGATCGACTTCGACGAATTTATCGCCACGGCCGATCGCCTGTGCGGCGGCTGGCAGGACGTCAGCGCCGACCGACCCAACGTGAGCGTCTCCCCCTCGCCGTCGTTTCACGTGTTTCACAAGCCCTCTTCGACGCAGCAATACACGCTCTCGATGTCCCCTGCCCCCGCGGCCATCGACGCCCAACGCTTTGCCGCCAAGCTGCTGGCGGTGATGGTGGGAGATGACTCGGGCAGCCGCTTGTTCTGGGAGTTCGTCGATCCGGGGCTCGCCGAACAAGCCAGCCTGAGCCACTACGATTACCAGGACGTGGGGGCGTTTCTGTCGTACATGAGTTGCGATCCGGAGCGGGCCGAAGTGAATCTACGCCAGATGGCCGAGCTGTTTCGCCGCATCGATCGCGACGGGTTCACTGTGGCCGAATTGGAGCAAGCCAAACGTAAGACGAGCTCGCGCGTCGTGCTGGGCAGCGAACGTCCGCGGGGCCGGCTCTTCACCGTGGGCTCGAATTGGGTGCAGCGTCGCGAGCATCGAACCGTGCTCGACGACATCGAAGCCGTGGCCGCTGTCACGCTCGACGACGTGCATGCCTTGCTCAAGGCGTATCCGTTGTCGAAGACGACAACCGTGACAATCGGACCGCTCGAGACGTTGGGTTCTCCCAATTAG
- a CDS encoding insulinase family protein, with amino-acid sequence MVLVAEPMNWLESAAFALMVPAGCVHDAPGHAGLATLTSEMLTRGAGPRDSRQMIEALDNLGVERSEGVSDVHISFGGATLASSLPETLSIYADIVRRPHLAADQFEAARQVVLQELDAIEDEPQQKVMLELRRRRYPHPWGKPSLGDRAGLEVSTIADVQRHFSQLLRPNGAILGVAGRFDWDALRRDVERLFGDWKRQETPIITTAEESRVIEHLPHEANQTQIGVAYPSVPYRDADYFRAWAAVGALSGGMSSRLFTEVREKRGLCYSIYASYHTLRDWGSVLSYAGTSAERAQETLDVLLGELVRLSQGILPSELMRLKARIKSSLIMQQESSSARAASLARDWYHLERARSIEEVGKLVDGLTCETINAYLAEHPPGNFTVVTLGPQPLEVNVGVS; translated from the coding sequence CTGGTGCTCGTCGCCGAGCCGATGAATTGGCTGGAATCGGCCGCCTTTGCACTGATGGTGCCGGCTGGCTGCGTTCACGACGCACCCGGCCACGCCGGCCTGGCCACCCTCACCAGCGAGATGCTCACGCGCGGCGCCGGGCCGCGCGATAGTCGCCAGATGATCGAGGCGCTCGACAACCTGGGGGTCGAGCGGAGCGAAGGGGTCTCGGACGTTCATATCAGCTTCGGCGGCGCGACCCTCGCGAGCAGCCTGCCCGAGACGCTGTCGATCTATGCCGACATCGTCCGGCGACCCCACCTGGCGGCCGATCAGTTCGAGGCCGCCCGGCAGGTGGTCTTGCAAGAACTCGACGCGATCGAGGACGAGCCGCAGCAGAAGGTGATGCTCGAGCTGCGCCGGCGGCGCTATCCGCATCCCTGGGGCAAACCAAGCCTGGGGGATCGAGCCGGGCTGGAAGTATCGACCATCGCCGACGTGCAGCGGCATTTCTCACAACTGCTGCGCCCGAACGGCGCCATTCTGGGGGTGGCCGGCCGGTTCGATTGGGATGCGCTGCGCCGCGACGTCGAACGGTTGTTCGGCGATTGGAAACGCCAGGAGACGCCGATCATCACCACGGCGGAGGAATCGCGCGTCATCGAGCATTTGCCGCACGAGGCCAACCAGACGCAAATTGGCGTGGCCTATCCCAGCGTGCCCTACCGCGATGCGGACTACTTCCGTGCCTGGGCGGCCGTCGGGGCCCTGAGCGGCGGGATGAGCAGCCGCCTCTTTACGGAAGTCCGCGAGAAACGCGGCCTGTGCTACAGCATTTACGCCTCGTATCACACGTTGCGCGACTGGGGGAGCGTCTTGTCGTACGCCGGCACCAGTGCCGAACGCGCGCAAGAAACCCTCGACGTGCTGCTGGGCGAGTTGGTGAGGTTGTCGCAGGGAATCCTCCCCTCGGAGTTGATGCGGCTCAAGGCACGCATCAAGAGCTCGCTCATCATGCAGCAGGAATCGAGCTCGGCCCGGGCCGCCTCGCTAGCTCGCGACTGGTACCACCTCGAGCGCGCTCGATCGATCGAGGAAGTCGGGAAGCTGGTCGACGGGCTGACCTGCGAAACCATCAATGCCTATCTTGCCGAGCACCCGCCGGGCAACTTCACCGTGGTGACGTTGGGGCCACAGCCGCTGGAGGTCAACGTTGGAGTTTCTTAA
- a CDS encoding GNAT family N-acetyltransferase encodes MGLTYFKRYRMEIDLGRRSLPQVELPEGYRLLPWDRSLLEFHAEAKYLSFRAEIDANVFPCLGDLPGCLRLMNEIGTKAGFLPETTWLAAYDWRAGQPPEYCGTIQGICDRSGLGAIQNLGVTPEHRGRNLGTCLLLRALDGFRQAGLSRVFLEVTAQNAGAIRLYQHLGFTKVRTVYKAVEVAYS; translated from the coding sequence ATGGGTCTCACCTACTTTAAGCGTTACCGGATGGAGATCGACCTTGGGCGGCGCTCCCTACCTCAGGTGGAGTTGCCCGAGGGCTACCGGCTTCTTCCGTGGGACCGCTCGCTTCTCGAGTTCCATGCCGAGGCGAAGTACCTCAGTTTTCGGGCCGAGATCGACGCCAATGTCTTCCCCTGCCTGGGCGATTTGCCCGGCTGCCTGCGACTGATGAACGAGATCGGCACGAAGGCGGGGTTCCTGCCGGAGACGACCTGGCTGGCCGCCTACGACTGGCGGGCCGGTCAGCCCCCGGAGTACTGCGGCACGATCCAGGGAATCTGCGATCGCAGCGGATTGGGCGCCATTCAGAACCTTGGTGTCACGCCGGAGCATCGTGGACGGAACTTGGGGACATGCCTGCTTTTGCGGGCGCTCGACGGCTTCCGCCAGGCAGGGCTTTCGCGGGTGTTCTTGGAAGTCACCGCCCAGAATGCCGGGGCCATTCGGCTCTACCAGCACTTGGGCTTCACCAAGGTCCGCACCGTATACAAGGCGGTCGAAGTGGCCTACAGTTAG
- a CDS encoding sugar phosphate isomerase/epimerase, translated as MLRVAGLSFAAAGAGALAPLAGRAAEPSSTRYKKAVKIGMVAGNQPLVEKFKLVKSLGYDGIELDSPNGFQRDEILRARDEADLPIHGVVDSVHWRDTLSHPDPEVRARGLEGLRTAIRDSKAYGGSTVLLVPAVVNTEVSYDQAYERSQAEIRKALPLAEDLDIKICFENVWNQFLLSPLETARYIDEFHSPYVGAYFDVGNVVNYGWPEQWVRILGKRIVKLDIKEFSRQRRDAEGLWKGFDVELGEGDCNWPAVMAALREIGYEGWGTAEVPGGDAERLRDVAARMDRCFAS; from the coding sequence ATGCTCCGTGTCGCCGGCCTTTCGTTCGCGGCCGCGGGCGCCGGGGCGCTAGCGCCGCTAGCAGGTCGCGCCGCGGAGCCGTCGAGCACACGCTATAAAAAAGCGGTCAAGATCGGCATGGTCGCCGGAAATCAACCGCTCGTCGAGAAATTCAAGCTCGTCAAGTCACTGGGCTACGACGGGATCGAGCTCGACAGCCCGAATGGCTTCCAGCGAGACGAGATCCTGCGCGCACGCGACGAGGCCGATCTGCCGATCCACGGCGTGGTCGACTCGGTCCATTGGCGCGATACGCTCTCCCACCCCGATCCGGAGGTGCGCGCCCGCGGCCTGGAGGGCTTGCGGACCGCCATTCGCGATTCAAAGGCCTATGGTGGCTCGACCGTGTTACTCGTGCCGGCCGTGGTGAATACGGAAGTCTCGTACGACCAGGCGTACGAACGCTCGCAGGCCGAGATTCGCAAGGCCCTGCCGCTGGCCGAGGACCTCGACATCAAGATCTGCTTCGAGAACGTCTGGAATCAGTTCCTGCTCAGCCCGCTGGAAACCGCACGCTACATCGACGAATTCCATTCCCCGTACGTCGGGGCCTACTTCGACGTGGGCAATGTGGTGAATTACGGCTGGCCCGAGCAGTGGGTCCGCATCCTCGGCAAACGCATCGTCAAGCTCGATATCAAGGAGTTCAGCCGCCAGCGACGCGACGCGGAGGGGCTCTGGAAAGGATTCGACGTTGAATTGGGGGAAGGGGACTGCAACTGGCCGGCGGTAATGGCGGCCCTGCGCGAAATCGGCTACGAGGGCTGGGGCACGGCCGAAGTACCGGGGGGAGATGCCGAGCGGCTACGCGACGTTGCGGCGCGGATGGATCGTTGTTTCGCCAGTTGA
- the flhA gene encoding flagellar biosynthesis protein FlhA → MPARELILPAGIIASVLVILVPMPPLLMDFMLSVNISVAVLMLLTTIYVRTPLEFSIFPTLLLATTLGRLVLNVASTRLILTRAETHGLAAAGDVIRSFGEFVAGDRIVVGLIIFAIIVLIQFVVITKGATRISEVAARFALDGMPGRQMAIDADLNAGTIDEHEAQRRRSEITQQADFFGAMDGASKFVRGDAIAGIVITLINIVGGLVIGVLQMGMSVSEASEIFTKLTIGDGLVSQMPAFLISLAAGLLVTRSTSDTNLPSEFLKQLVSRPEALIVTAAFLSVLVFTELPKLPLLSIGGVCLIAATAMSRTKRTVEAAAVAEAKAAEAKKRPEEKVEDFLTIDPMELEIGVGLIRLADPKRGGDLLDRIQRVRQNVAAQLGIILPKVRIRDNMRLDQTMYRLKIADVPVATGHVMPGLLLAMESEATTGRVNGTPTTDPAFGTPAMWIGPGEREHAEMNGYTVVEPGSVIATHLTEIVRKHADELLTRDDTKHLIDQLKTTSPAVVDELIPSQMKLAEVQQILQMLLREGVPIRQLAPILETLGDYAGRTKDPVLLTEYVRHRLSRVISNRYRDASGVLHVVTLDPALEDRIRAGIEHNERGLFIRMSPQAVEKTCALLGREVEKLTNRRLPPVVLASPQIRAGLKQLTATHLPALVVLSYNEVTRDTQIESVGLVADEGAPAR, encoded by the coding sequence ATGCCCGCGCGGGAATTGATCCTGCCTGCGGGGATCATTGCCAGCGTGCTGGTCATTCTGGTGCCGATGCCGCCGTTGCTGATGGACTTCATGCTTTCGGTCAACATCAGCGTGGCCGTGCTCATGTTACTGACCACCATCTACGTGCGCACCCCGCTCGAGTTCAGCATTTTTCCGACCTTGTTGCTGGCCACCACGTTGGGGCGACTGGTGTTGAATGTCGCCTCGACGCGACTGATTCTCACGCGGGCCGAAACGCACGGCCTGGCAGCGGCGGGCGATGTCATTCGCAGCTTCGGCGAATTCGTCGCCGGCGACCGGATCGTGGTCGGGTTGATCATCTTTGCCATCATCGTGCTCATCCAGTTTGTGGTCATTACCAAAGGCGCCACGCGCATCAGCGAAGTGGCCGCCCGCTTCGCCTTGGATGGCATGCCGGGACGGCAGATGGCCATCGATGCCGATTTGAATGCCGGCACCATCGACGAACACGAGGCCCAACGACGCCGCAGCGAGATCACGCAGCAGGCAGACTTCTTCGGGGCCATGGACGGTGCCAGCAAGTTCGTGCGCGGCGATGCCATTGCCGGCATCGTGATTACGCTCATCAATATCGTGGGTGGCCTGGTCATCGGCGTGCTGCAGATGGGCATGTCGGTAAGCGAGGCGTCCGAGATCTTCACGAAATTGACGATCGGCGACGGTCTGGTCAGCCAGATGCCCGCCTTCTTGATCTCGCTGGCCGCCGGTTTGCTCGTCACGCGCAGCACGAGCGACACGAACCTGCCGAGCGAGTTCCTCAAGCAGCTCGTGTCGCGCCCCGAGGCCCTGATCGTCACGGCGGCATTCCTCAGCGTGCTGGTCTTCACGGAACTGCCCAAGCTCCCACTGCTCTCGATCGGCGGCGTATGCCTGATCGCCGCCACGGCCATGTCGCGCACCAAGCGCACCGTCGAAGCCGCGGCCGTGGCCGAAGCCAAGGCTGCCGAGGCCAAAAAGAGACCCGAGGAGAAGGTCGAAGACTTTCTCACCATCGACCCGATGGAGCTCGAGATCGGCGTGGGGCTGATTCGGCTCGCCGATCCCAAGCGTGGCGGCGATCTGCTCGATCGCATTCAGCGCGTGCGACAAAACGTGGCCGCGCAATTGGGCATCATCCTGCCCAAGGTCCGCATCCGCGACAACATGCGGCTCGACCAGACCATGTATCGATTGAAGATTGCCGACGTGCCGGTGGCAACCGGCCACGTGATGCCCGGGCTGCTGCTGGCGATGGAGTCGGAGGCTACCACGGGGCGCGTGAACGGCACGCCCACGACCGATCCGGCCTTTGGCACGCCCGCGATGTGGATCGGACCAGGAGAGCGCGAGCATGCCGAGATGAACGGCTACACGGTGGTCGAGCCCGGGAGCGTCATCGCCACGCATCTGACCGAAATCGTGCGCAAGCACGCCGACGAGCTACTGACGCGCGACGACACGAAGCACCTGATCGATCAATTGAAGACGACCTCGCCCGCCGTGGTCGACGAGTTGATTCCGAGCCAGATGAAGCTGGCCGAAGTGCAGCAGATCCTGCAGATGCTGCTGCGCGAGGGGGTGCCGATTCGGCAACTCGCGCCGATCCTCGAGACGCTGGGCGATTACGCCGGGCGCACGAAAGATCCCGTGCTGCTCACCGAATACGTGCGCCATCGCCTGTCGCGGGTGATATCGAACCGCTACCGCGATGCCAGTGGCGTGCTGCACGTCGTGACGCTCGATCCGGCGTTGGAAGATCGCATTCGTGCCGGGATCGAGCACAACGAGCGTGGCCTGTTCATTCGCATGTCGCCGCAGGCGGTCGAAAAGACCTGCGCCCTCCTGGGGCGTGAAGTCGAGAAGTTGACAAATCGACGATTGCCGCCGGTCGTGCTCGCCAGCCCGCAGATCCGCGCGGGGTTGAAGCAGTTGACCGCCACGCACCTGCCGGCGCTGGTCGTGCTGTCCTACAACGAAGTCACCCGTGATACGCAGATCGAATCGGTAGGGTTGGTTGCCGACGAGGGAGCGCCCGCACGTTGA
- the flhF gene encoding flagellar biosynthesis protein FlhF, whose translation MELKTFRAANMQEALALVRRELGPQAAVLHTREVRASGLRRLVPGARQIEVTASNSVNVPSRLPARQAVAAAPMAVAAAPPDHLQSQLADLQAMVEDLCRRTQNSSTHELPERLFHIFTDLIEADVPEELARELVDRVRREAPRDELGDDRLVRGRLCRMIEGDIRTSGPLRVTPGQCRVVALVGPTGVGKTTTVAKLAAQYRLREKRAVGLITVDTYRIAAVEQLRTYADIIDLPMHVVSTPREMRKSIEQMQHLELILMDTAGRSPRDEVKIQELKVFLQEARADEVHLVLSSVAGAASLARTAERFATAGTTSLLFTKLDEATGLGNLLPVIREAGLPLSYVTNGQNVPDDIEAADARELASIVLGDVDLDD comes from the coding sequence ATGGAGCTGAAGACCTTCCGCGCCGCAAACATGCAAGAGGCCCTGGCCCTGGTCCGCCGGGAACTTGGACCGCAGGCCGCCGTGCTGCACACGCGCGAGGTGCGCGCCTCGGGCCTGCGCCGGCTCGTGCCGGGAGCACGCCAGATCGAGGTCACCGCGTCGAACTCCGTCAACGTGCCGAGCCGGCTGCCGGCGCGTCAGGCCGTTGCTGCGGCGCCCATGGCCGTTGCCGCTGCCCCCCCCGATCATCTGCAGAGTCAACTGGCCGACTTACAGGCCATGGTCGAAGACCTGTGCCGTCGCACGCAGAATTCCTCGACGCACGAGTTGCCCGAGCGGCTGTTTCATATCTTCACCGATCTGATCGAGGCGGACGTGCCCGAGGAGTTGGCGCGCGAACTGGTCGACCGCGTGCGCCGCGAGGCCCCGCGCGATGAATTAGGAGACGATCGCCTCGTCCGCGGACGTCTCTGCCGCATGATCGAAGGCGATATCCGCACCAGCGGCCCCCTTCGCGTTACGCCGGGTCAATGCCGCGTAGTGGCCCTGGTGGGTCCCACCGGAGTCGGCAAGACGACCACGGTCGCCAAGCTGGCCGCCCAATATCGCCTGCGCGAAAAACGTGCCGTCGGCCTGATCACGGTCGACACCTATCGCATCGCCGCGGTCGAGCAGTTGCGGACCTATGCCGACATCATCGACCTGCCCATGCACGTCGTGTCGACTCCGCGCGAGATGCGGAAATCGATCGAACAGATGCAGCACCTCGAGCTCATTCTGATGGACACCGCCGGGCGCAGCCCGCGCGACGAAGTGAAGATCCAAGAACTCAAGGTCTTCTTGCAAGAAGCGCGGGCCGACGAGGTACACCTCGTCCTCAGCAGCGTGGCCGGCGCGGCGAGCCTGGCGCGCACGGCCGAACGCTTCGCCACGGCGGGCACGACGTCGCTGCTCTTCACCAAGCTCGACGAGGCCACGGGGCTGGGCAACCTGTTGCCCGTAATCCGCGAGGCCGGACTCCCGTTGAGTTACGTGACGAACGGACAGAACGTGCCCGACGACATCGAGGCCGCCGATGCTCGCGAGCTCGCCAGCATCGTGCTCGGCGACGTGGATCTCGACGACTAA
- a CDS encoding P-loop NTPase — protein sequence MHDQADELRELVRRTSAATSNLAPTSPRLITVAGGKGGVGTTTIATNLGVALALSGRRVVLVDADLDGADCAALCQVESRLSIADILAGRHNVHEVLTRGPAGLLVLPGPWSPEEAITCSPGAQDRLLHELRGLGAHADFVLIDAGSGMNRTVARFCQAAEQLLIVTTPDPIAILDSYASIKVLHAGKPELPIYSVVNLADEQTALAVQARLDQVCQRFLGRSIAAVGHVPTDPRVAECRTYGGSLALQAPNAAATLQIERLAELLLRPASDRGKQPNAPHLLLGSTEEDLRQLSDSFSLR from the coding sequence ATGCACGATCAGGCAGATGAACTTCGAGAACTCGTACGCCGCACCAGCGCCGCGACGTCGAATCTTGCGCCGACTTCGCCGCGCCTCATCACCGTGGCCGGTGGCAAGGGGGGAGTGGGCACCACGACGATCGCCACCAATCTCGGGGTGGCCCTGGCCCTGTCGGGTCGGCGCGTCGTGCTGGTCGATGCCGACCTCGATGGCGCCGATTGCGCCGCGCTCTGCCAGGTCGAATCGCGTCTCTCGATCGCCGATATCCTGGCCGGCCGCCATAACGTACACGAGGTGCTCACCCGTGGACCGGCCGGACTGCTCGTGTTGCCGGGGCCGTGGTCGCCCGAGGAAGCCATCACTTGTTCGCCCGGGGCGCAGGATCGACTGTTGCACGAACTGCGTGGATTGGGCGCGCATGCCGATTTCGTCTTGATCGACGCCGGCTCGGGCATGAATCGCACGGTGGCCAGGTTCTGTCAGGCGGCCGAGCAACTGCTGATCGTCACGACCCCCGACCCGATCGCGATTCTCGATTCGTATGCCTCGATCAAGGTGCTGCACGCGGGCAAACCGGAACTGCCGATCTACTCGGTCGTGAATCTGGCCGACGAGCAGACTGCCCTGGCCGTGCAGGCACGACTCGATCAAGTCTGTCAACGATTTCTAGGCAGGTCGATCGCCGCCGTGGGGCACGTGCCTACGGATCCTCGCGTGGCCGAATGCCGCACTTACGGCGGCTCACTCGCGCTGCAGGCCCCCAACGCCGCGGCGACGCTGCAGATCGAACGCCTGGCCGAGCTGCTCTTGCGCCCGGCCAGCGATCGCGGGAAGCAACCGAACGCACCGCACCTGCTGCTGGGGTCGACCGAAGAGGACCTGCGGCAGTTGTCCGATTCGTTTTCGTTGCGCTGA
- a CDS encoding FliA/WhiG family RNA polymerase sigma factor, with protein sequence MTAVTTRAAQDDDVSHLWNAYRSDPQNQDLRNRLIERYLPLVKYNGERIWARLPEGVELDDLISAGVFGLMDAIDAFDLGRGVKFETYCVPRIRGAMLDELRTMDWVPRLVRSKASKLNEATKTLEARLGRTPTEAELSQHMSISVPELEKMMLDANAVNLISLNKKWYETDSYKDVREIDILEDKKGEDPTRRIQKNDLMRLVTKGLNRNERLIIILYYYEELTMKEIGATLDLSESRVSQMHSSIVQRLQSQLVRRRPEFGT encoded by the coding sequence ATGACGGCCGTTACGACTCGCGCTGCGCAGGACGATGACGTTTCGCACCTGTGGAATGCTTATCGGAGCGATCCGCAGAACCAGGACCTGCGCAATCGCTTGATCGAGCGTTATTTGCCCCTCGTGAAGTACAACGGCGAACGCATCTGGGCCCGCCTGCCCGAGGGCGTCGAGCTCGACGATCTCATCTCGGCCGGCGTCTTCGGCCTGATGGATGCGATCGATGCCTTCGATCTCGGCCGTGGCGTGAAGTTCGAGACGTACTGCGTGCCGCGTATCCGCGGGGCCATGCTGGACGAGCTGCGCACGATGGACTGGGTGCCGCGTCTCGTGCGTTCCAAGGCCAGCAAGCTGAACGAAGCCACCAAAACGCTCGAGGCCCGGCTCGGCCGCACGCCGACCGAGGCGGAGCTTTCGCAGCACATGAGCATCAGCGTCCCCGAGCTCGAGAAGATGATGCTCGACGCGAACGCGGTGAACTTGATCAGCCTGAACAAGAAGTGGTACGAGACCGACAGCTACAAGGACGTTCGCGAGATCGATATTCTCGAGGACAAGAAGGGGGAGGACCCCACCCGTCGCATTCAGAAGAATGACCTGATGCGGCTGGTGACGAAGGGTCTCAACCGCAACGAGCGGCTGATCATCATCCTGTACTACTACGAAGAGCTGACGATGAAGGAGATCGGCGCCACGCTCGATCTGTCGGAAAGCCGCGTCAGCCAGATGCACAGTTCGATCGTGCAGCGGCTCCAGTCGCAACTCGTGCGCCGCCGGCCGGAATTCGGTACCTGA